The Caenorhabditis elegans chromosome I genome includes the window TTCCTTGATCAATTCGTTCATCGCCATGCAGTTTTccttaaaacaaatattcgaggttggaaatttaaattttcaagtgtttaCCCCTGCCATCATCTTATCTTGAACGTAAGCAATCGCGACGATGGTTCCGGTGCGCCCAATTCCAGCTGAGCAGTGGACCAGAATGGGATTCTGGTTGCCACGGGTTGCCGAAAGGaggttctggaattttttagaattaaaataaCACTCTAATAAATCTGAACAAACTATTGCTGTCAAGTTGGTCTGCGGCACTCCACGATCCGGCCAATTCTCCCATTGAAGATGCTGGATAGTTCGGGAGCCTTGTCCCCAGTCAACTTTCAAAGTCGTTACATTGATGCATTGCTCGTCCGGCGCCATTTTCTTAGCACCCAAGTTGGCAACCGAAATGGTGTTCGGTGCCTCGCCGAAAACTAATTTCTGGCCCTGCTCCAATGGCCAATACTGATGGCATTTTATTTTGCCCGTTTCGATGCAATTGCACAGCATGATCACGCACTCCACTTTCTCCTGAATCGCCATCGCCCAGAACGAATGTTGGGTGTTCTCCAGTGGGCCCTGTGCACAGATGAACTTCTTGGGGTTGGTGGCCGTGCCCAAGTAGTTGGCATGGATGTAGTCCGATGCCAGACCGGGGAACTTGACGACAATTCGACCCTTGTCTTGACATGGAACATCCTGGTACCTGAAACGTTGAAAGTTGAAACAAATATATATCAGGGTCTTTTGGACGCACGATTTACATTGTGATCGAGAACACAATTCGTGTACACAGTGTGCCTAATGCTAGCGGTAGGGCTCCCAGCTAAGTTGAGGGCCTCAAGCCGGCAGGCCTCGCGTCAACGTCGTATATATTGATCGTGCTCACAGAGGCATTATATCATATATTTACCTGTTCTTGTCCGTGTTGGCACTAAATGCCTCGGTGGTCATCCCTTCCGGGGTCCATTTAGCAAGAACGCGGAATTCGTCGACCAATGCTTGAACTCCCATATCCAATGTCCGCTGGACCCATGGTTTGACCTGAAGATCGATAAACAATCTTACAAACAATTAAGCCCATCTCTACTTACGACTATCATTGCTTTTTGATGAGCCTTCGACGGCGGTGCTGCTGTCGGTGTTGCTGCAGGTACCTGAGATGGTTGTGACGAATTTTTGGAGCTCTCGGTAATCTCCggatcttttttcttttgctcaAGAGTTGAGTTTTTGTTCCTGAAATTAATAAGATATAAATTGAAAGAAAGAATTCAAGAAGAAACTCACTTTTTAGCAAAACACATTGCTATAGTTTTCTCAATGCAGACAAAGCAAATGAATCCGTGGAATTTTGAAGAACACCACTTCgcgaaataaatttaatttgcttTTTACTCTTTCTATCTGTTATCTTTGACACATCGACACGTGGAAATTAAAGTTTATTAGCACGGGCATGTcacggaaaatgtttttttttaatttgaaagtttatgcATACTAATTCAAATTCAGGGGAGGGcggcaaactattttttccggcaaacggcaaatcgataaatttggcaaaaacgaaaattttcggtaaaccggcagtttgtcgattttccgaatttcctggcaattttaggcaaattgtggttttgcacttttttttggaaatttcacattttcaattttaatcggcaaaattgtacgcatccaaagaatgttcctacatctattttgaaaaataagcaagttctatgaaaatatctcaAGAAAACGggtaaataaatttcaaaaaggcgcagttttaagtgtttccgtgtTATAAAAAGTCCCCcgaaaaattcccggcaaattgatattcggcaaacggcaaaatggcaatttgcccaaaatgaaaatttccggcaaatcggcaagccggcaaactgccggattttaaaatttccgacaaatcggcaaaccggcaagtcagtgaaaaaaaattttaccgaGTGGCAATTGCCTCCATTTCAGGGCGAAGCTCAACTGCCTCAACCTtgatttttactgtttcgCGACATCGTGCATCCACTCTGCCATTACTGCTAGGACAGTCATTCAAATGGAACttaatttcacagaaaatatgagataacaaaaaacaa containing:
- the F47B3.6 gene encoding Protein-tyrosine phosphatase (Predicted), with amino-acid sequence MCFAKKNKNSTLEQKKKDPEITESSKNSSQPSQVPAATPTAAPPSKAHQKAMIVVKPWVQRTLDMGVQALVDEFRVLAKWTPEGMTTEAFSANTDKNRYQDVPCQDKGRIVVKFPGLASDYIHANYLGTATNPKKFICAQGPLENTQHSFWAMAIQEKVECVIMLCNCIETGKIKCHQYWPLEQGQKLVFGEAPNTISVANLGAKKMAPDEQCINVTTLKVDWGQGSRTIQHLQWENWPDRGVPQTNLTAINLLSATRGNQNPILVHCSAGIGRTGTIVAIAYVQDKMMAGENCMAMNELIKELRSHRPWSIQNEFQYLYLHRVLLSYFLERYKETYAELLVGDYGEKYKKWADDYAAATATK